The following are encoded in a window of Oceanidesulfovibrio indonesiensis genomic DNA:
- a CDS encoding Mut7-C ubiquitin/RNAse domain-containing protein — protein sequence MTSDSMQDQEGGTAMVRFVLGGDLPHLANPPFRSAPANGIVEYPLKRRTSLKDALEAIGPPHTEVGALRVEGREVGFGHLLQAGQTIEVIPPEPPVDFTRPTRLKPWAPARPAFLADVNVGGLATQLRVLGFDTFYDNTLTDAEAAQMAEEERRIVLTRDRALLKRSKVVWGRLLRSGETEEQLLETLRFFGLAPPYASFTRCARCNEPLVPVDKKDVLHRLEPKTRKYYEKFTMCPSCGRIYWAGSHYERLGERLRNIAEAFYQS from the coding sequence ATGACTTCCGATTCGATGCAGGACCAGGAGGGCGGCACAGCCATGGTGCGCTTCGTCCTGGGTGGTGACTTGCCGCACCTGGCCAACCCGCCCTTCAGGAGCGCCCCTGCAAACGGTATCGTGGAGTATCCTTTGAAACGCCGCACATCGCTGAAGGATGCGCTGGAAGCCATCGGCCCGCCGCATACCGAGGTGGGCGCGTTACGTGTGGAGGGCCGGGAGGTCGGGTTCGGCCACCTGCTCCAGGCCGGTCAGACAATCGAGGTCATTCCGCCAGAGCCGCCTGTGGACTTCACCAGGCCGACGAGACTCAAGCCGTGGGCGCCGGCTCGCCCCGCATTCCTCGCCGACGTGAATGTGGGCGGTCTTGCCACTCAGTTGCGCGTGCTCGGGTTCGATACATTCTACGACAACACCCTTACCGACGCCGAGGCGGCGCAAATGGCCGAAGAAGAAAGGCGTATCGTGCTCACCCGGGACCGCGCCCTTCTCAAGCGCAGCAAGGTGGTGTGGGGACGGCTTCTACGAAGCGGCGAGACGGAAGAACAACTTTTGGAAACGCTGCGGTTTTTTGGCCTTGCGCCGCCGTATGCGTCCTTCACGCGGTGCGCTCGCTGCAATGAGCCGCTCGTTCCCGTGGATAAAAAGGATGTGCTGCACAGGCTGGAGCCTAAAACGAGGAAGTATTACGAGAAATTCACCATGTGTCCTTCGTGCGGACGTATCTACTGGGCCGGATCACATTATGAACGCCTCGGCGAACGGCTGCGCAATATTGCCGAGGCATTCTATCAAAGTTGA
- a CDS encoding M48 family metallopeptidase, producing MQHVYLALALAAVAGGFVLEYWCRRATVRSLPSSPPLELSDSYGPGEFDKFIHYTREKTQFGNVQGIVSTAAIFLFIALGGVGWADSLAASWASSLGFAAAGPDASLVGDIVRGLVFLAILGVLSAALGLPFTLYGTFVLEERFGFNRTTMRTFLLDRIKGAFLAVLLGGPLVAAVIAAFHLAGGWAWLAGWAVASAFSLLMLWLGPSLLLPLFNKFTPLEQGELRSDIERYCETQGVDVTGVYVMDGSRRSSRSNAFVTGLGKKKRIALFDTLLESLRKDEVVAVLAHEVGHYSLGHIPRIVTVALLRNAALFFLLGLALADPDLYAAFGVQDMPVAAGLVCFGLAVAPLTYVLSVGDNALSRLHERQADAYAEQTLRENLHVEGGASLAGALKKLATDNLANPDPPRIAVVLHHSHPPLLERIRRLNT from the coding sequence ATGCAACACGTATACCTCGCTTTGGCCCTGGCGGCAGTCGCCGGCGGCTTTGTCCTGGAGTACTGGTGCCGCCGCGCCACCGTGCGCAGCCTGCCTTCCTCCCCGCCGCTCGAGCTCTCAGACAGCTACGGCCCCGGCGAGTTCGACAAGTTTATCCACTACACCCGCGAGAAGACACAGTTCGGCAATGTGCAGGGCATCGTGTCCACCGCTGCGATCTTTCTCTTCATCGCGCTGGGCGGCGTGGGGTGGGCCGATTCCCTGGCAGCGTCCTGGGCCTCTTCCCTGGGCTTTGCTGCCGCTGGGCCGGATGCGAGCCTGGTCGGCGACATCGTTCGCGGCTTGGTGTTCCTGGCGATTCTCGGCGTGCTGTCCGCCGCGCTCGGGTTGCCGTTTACGCTCTATGGCACCTTTGTGCTCGAAGAACGGTTTGGATTCAACCGTACCACAATGCGGACATTTCTGCTCGACCGGATCAAGGGTGCGTTTCTCGCCGTGCTCCTGGGCGGCCCGCTCGTCGCGGCCGTCATCGCCGCGTTCCACCTGGCTGGCGGCTGGGCCTGGCTGGCGGGTTGGGCCGTGGCTTCGGCCTTCTCTCTGCTCATGCTCTGGCTCGGCCCGTCTCTGCTGCTGCCGTTGTTCAACAAGTTCACGCCGCTGGAGCAGGGCGAGCTGCGCAGCGACATCGAACGCTACTGCGAAACCCAGGGGGTGGACGTGACCGGCGTGTATGTGATGGACGGTTCCCGTCGTTCCTCGCGCTCCAACGCTTTCGTCACCGGGCTGGGCAAGAAGAAGCGCATCGCGTTGTTCGATACCCTGCTCGAATCCTTGCGCAAAGACGAAGTGGTCGCGGTGCTTGCCCACGAAGTGGGCCACTACTCTCTTGGCCACATCCCCCGTATTGTCACGGTGGCGCTGCTGCGGAACGCCGCCCTGTTCTTCCTGCTGGGACTGGCGTTGGCAGACCCCGACCTTTACGCCGCCTTCGGCGTGCAGGACATGCCGGTGGCGGCCGGCCTGGTCTGTTTCGGGCTGGCTGTCGCGCCGCTCACCTATGTTCTCAGCGTCGGCGACAATGCATTGTCCCGACTGCATGAACGCCAGGCGGACGCATATGCGGAGCAGACCTTGCGCGAAAACCTGCATGTCGAGGGCGGCGCGAGCCTCGCTGGTGCGCTGAAGAAGCTGGCCACGGACAACCTCGCCAACCCCGATCCGCCACGCATCGCCGTGGTGCTCCACCATTCGCACCCACCCTTGCTGGAGCGCATCAGGCGTCTCAACACGTAG
- a CDS encoding ATP-binding protein — protein sequence MQNRSPRSSSSWLMAGAVAILVVVVTAWALRDIQRNRQTTEMLLTQQGAGLIKALEAGARTGMRGRLGQGARLQGLLEEAGRQDNILFIAVTDRNGRILAHSDQARTQQMLFASDAMSRFHPGPQAASRLVSVRLDAPAGDPLEPIEDAAGDVFLVYRNFLAPDEARSRHGMHEFLCPGNCPPDHAARQFGPGLIVFVGLDPEPFFDAVSSDARATIFFALLILAAGGGAFAALSWAARARASGRQLSEARAFTDELVASLPAGLIACDASGAVVSMNDSATRLLNLDPADCIGREPSEFLTAELFDVFSLAHAGERVVEQEITLPAGNRNTQEKERTLLVSASAVTTASGGNAGCVLILRDVSELKRLEEQVRRQEKLAAVGQLAAGVAHEIRNPLSSIKGFAVHLGSRFPKDSPDALAAQTLVAETDRLNRVVTELIEYARPTEASRTPTDPGAVIDHTMRLLRQEAADAGVTMHFEPCGELPKVDIDPDRVSQALLNLCLNAIQAMDEGGRLTVRACVMDGALEIEVEDTGPGIDPDVYEQIFDPYYTTKPRGQGLGLAVVRKVAEAHGGRVDIHSTPDAGSRFTLVLPTTRSES from the coding sequence ATGCAGAACCGTTCACCCAGATCTTCCTCCAGCTGGCTCATGGCCGGCGCCGTGGCGATTCTCGTCGTGGTGGTCACGGCGTGGGCGCTGCGCGACATCCAGCGCAACCGGCAAACCACGGAGATGCTGCTCACCCAGCAGGGCGCTGGGCTTATCAAGGCCCTGGAAGCCGGCGCACGCACAGGCATGCGCGGCAGACTGGGCCAGGGCGCCAGACTGCAAGGACTTCTCGAAGAGGCCGGCAGGCAGGACAACATCCTTTTCATCGCCGTGACCGACCGAAACGGCCGGATTCTCGCGCACAGCGACCAGGCCCGAACACAGCAAATGCTTTTCGCATCGGATGCTATGAGTCGCTTCCATCCCGGACCTCAAGCCGCCTCACGGCTCGTGAGCGTCCGCCTGGATGCGCCGGCCGGCGATCCGCTCGAACCGATTGAAGACGCAGCAGGAGACGTTTTTCTCGTCTACCGCAATTTCCTCGCCCCGGACGAAGCACGCAGCCGCCATGGCATGCACGAGTTCCTGTGTCCCGGAAACTGCCCGCCGGACCACGCGGCCCGGCAGTTCGGCCCGGGCCTGATCGTTTTCGTCGGACTGGACCCGGAGCCGTTTTTCGACGCCGTGTCTTCGGACGCCCGCGCCACCATCTTCTTCGCCCTGCTCATCCTGGCCGCTGGCGGCGGCGCTTTTGCCGCGCTATCCTGGGCGGCTCGGGCGCGCGCATCCGGCCGCCAGCTTTCCGAGGCGCGCGCCTTCACGGACGAGCTCGTGGCCAGCCTGCCAGCCGGGCTCATCGCCTGCGACGCCTCGGGCGCGGTGGTCTCCATGAACGACTCCGCAACCCGTCTGTTGAACCTGGACCCTGCCGATTGCATAGGACGCGAACCCTCGGAATTCCTCACGGCGGAATTGTTCGACGTCTTTTCCCTGGCCCACGCCGGCGAGCGCGTGGTGGAGCAGGAAATCACCCTGCCTGCCGGAAATCGGAACACTCAGGAAAAAGAACGCACGCTGCTCGTTTCTGCGTCCGCCGTGACCACTGCTTCGGGCGGGAATGCGGGATGCGTGCTCATCCTGCGCGACGTGAGCGAGCTCAAGCGACTCGAAGAACAGGTGCGCCGACAGGAAAAGCTCGCCGCCGTAGGGCAGCTCGCTGCGGGCGTGGCCCATGAGATCCGCAACCCGCTGAGCTCCATCAAGGGATTCGCCGTGCACCTGGGCAGCCGGTTCCCCAAGGACAGCCCGGACGCCCTTGCCGCCCAGACCCTGGTGGCCGAGACCGACCGGCTGAACCGTGTGGTCACGGAACTCATCGAGTATGCCCGGCCCACCGAGGCATCCAGAACGCCTACTGATCCGGGCGCGGTCATTGACCACACCATGCGGCTTCTGCGGCAGGAAGCCGCCGACGCCGGCGTGACCATGCATTTCGAGCCGTGCGGGGAACTCCCCAAGGTCGATATCGATCCGGATCGTGTGAGCCAGGCCCTGCTCAATCTGTGCCTCAACGCCATCCAGGCCATGGACGAAGGAGGCAGGCTCACGGTCCGCGCCTGCGTCATGGATGGAGCCCTTGAAATCGAAGTCGAGGATACCGGGCCGGGTATAGATCCTGACGTGTACGAGCAGATATTCGACCCGTATTATACCACCAAACCGCGCGGGCAGGGGCTCGGCCTGGCCGTGGTGCGCAAGGTCGCCGAAGCGCACGGAGGCCGGGTGGACATACACTCCACGCCCGACGCGGGCAGCCGTTTCACCCTTGTTCTGCCTACAACGCGGAGCGAATCATGA
- a CDS encoding periplasmic heavy metal sensor — translation MRRSYLIPLAILVVLAMATVAQAARHGGWGGCGGPGGQAYQALPAEKQEAVTNAFEAFDKKVDPLREEMWALHTELDALSRAGASEQKISEIVQKMRDLRGEMRAERDALDDKLAEIGAPRGPRGGFGHGGCGGSGYGKGSRGGCGGGYGGGPGGCPGARY, via the coding sequence ATGCGACGTTCATACCTCATTCCCTTGGCGATTCTTGTTGTGCTCGCCATGGCCACTGTTGCCCAGGCCGCCCGTCATGGCGGTTGGGGCGGATGCGGCGGACCTGGCGGCCAGGCGTATCAGGCTCTGCCGGCAGAGAAGCAGGAAGCCGTGACGAACGCCTTTGAAGCATTCGACAAGAAAGTCGATCCCCTGCGCGAGGAGATGTGGGCACTGCACACAGAACTCGATGCCCTGAGCCGTGCCGGCGCCAGCGAGCAGAAGATCAGCGAGATCGTGCAGAAGATGCGTGATCTGCGCGGCGAAATGCGCGCCGAACGCGATGCGCTGGACGACAAACTCGCGGAGATCGGCGCGCCTCGCGGTCCCCGGGGCGGCTTCGGCCATGGCGGTTGCGGCGGCTCCGGCTACGGCAAGGGTTCGCGCGGCGGCTGCGGTGGTGGATACGGCGGCGGTCCCGGTGGCTGCCCCGGCGCGCGCTATTAA